One genomic window of Providencia hangzhouensis includes the following:
- the kdpE gene encoding two-component system response regulator KdpE, translated as MSTNHQILVIEDEKEIRRFVRLALEGEGWKVFEAENYHRGLIESGTRQPDLLILDLGLPDGDGLDLIRDLRQWSSIPIIVLSAREEESQKVAALDAGADDYLTKPFGISELLARVRVALRRFGKSTQENSKCQFGDITIDFINRIVTKQGEELHLTPIEFRLLSELVANSGKVLTQRHLLLQVWGPNYVEHNHYLRIYMGHLRQKLENDPARPIHLLTETGIGYRFMP; from the coding sequence GTGAGTACTAACCATCAAATACTGGTTATTGAAGATGAAAAAGAAATCCGTCGCTTTGTTCGTTTAGCGTTGGAGGGTGAAGGCTGGAAAGTGTTTGAAGCCGAAAATTACCACCGCGGCCTAATCGAATCGGGTACTCGGCAACCTGATTTATTGATTTTAGACCTTGGCTTGCCCGATGGTGATGGGCTTGATTTAATTCGTGACCTACGTCAGTGGAGCAGTATTCCGATTATTGTTTTATCCGCTCGCGAAGAAGAATCACAGAAAGTGGCTGCATTGGATGCAGGCGCTGATGACTACCTCACAAAACCCTTTGGGATTAGCGAATTACTGGCTCGTGTTAGGGTTGCTTTACGGCGTTTCGGCAAATCCACCCAAGAAAACTCAAAATGCCAGTTTGGGGATATCACTATCGATTTTATTAATCGAATTGTTACCAAGCAAGGTGAAGAGCTCCACCTTACCCCGATTGAGTTCCGTTTACTCAGTGAACTCGTGGCTAATAGCGGTAAAGTATTAACTCAACGGCATTTATTACTGCAAGTTTGGGGGCCTAATTATGTGGAACATAATCATTACTTACGCATCTATATGGGCCACCTACGGCAAAAATTGGAAAATGACCCTGCTCGCCCTATTCACTTATTAACCGAAACAGGGATTGGTTATCGGTTTATGCCCTAA
- a CDS encoding SEL1-like repeat protein codes for MIGTPTWGGNINPPLIPTVRDRLYTIEYNETELRYDPDLPKRVPYPKNQQQVVELYHRALKNNNEDDNYALFSFFRIGCTDFKHLHNVKAAKEECALANFFLKRVLEINSNNGLALLFTGVNHQHGNEGSKKNMSEAILYYKRAYHLYGNKVLVAGKNLSTIYLHGLGGIPQDFNKAKYYLEMVARDNPKGQDAYYLKNFDTYVDLLKISNEGDKCKQQDPNNRIWVKECNDKVEKQIETYLKKHRGNQKEKDAIG; via the coding sequence ATGATCGGGACTCCAACTTGGGGGGGAAATATAAATCCTCCTTTAATTCCAACTGTGAGGGATCGTCTATATACCATTGAATATAATGAAACAGAACTTCGTTATGATCCAGACCTACCTAAGCGAGTTCCTTATCCCAAAAACCAACAACAAGTGGTTGAGTTATATCATCGGGCATTAAAAAACAATAATGAAGATGATAATTATGCCTTATTTTCTTTTTTCAGAATTGGTTGCACCGATTTTAAGCATTTACATAATGTGAAAGCTGCAAAAGAAGAGTGTGCACTGGCAAATTTCTTTTTGAAGAGAGTATTAGAAATTAATTCTAATAATGGGTTAGCTCTGTTATTTACAGGGGTAAACCATCAGCATGGTAATGAAGGCTCGAAAAAAAATATGTCAGAAGCAATTTTATATTATAAACGCGCTTATCACCTTTATGGTAATAAGGTACTTGTAGCAGGAAAAAATCTTTCGACGATTTATTTACATGGACTCGGCGGGATCCCTCAGGACTTTAATAAAGCAAAATACTACTTAGAAATGGTAGCAAGAGATAATCCAAAGGGGCAAGATGCATATTACCTCAAGAATTTTGATACCTATGTTGATTTACTCAAAATATCAAATGAGGGTGATAAATGTAAACAACAGGATCCTAATAATCGTATTTGGGTTAAAGAATGTAATGATAAAGTAGAAAAACAAATAGAAACATACCTAAAAAAACATAGAGGAAATCAGAAAGAGAAAGATGCGATTGGTTGA
- the glnS gene encoding glutamine--tRNA ligase has product MNEADARPTNFIRQIIDEDLATGKHTSVHTRFPPEPNGYLHIGHAKSICLNFGIAKDYQGQCNLRFDDTNPVKEDVEYVNSIQEDVKWLGFEWSGDVRYSSDYFDTLYQYAIELIKKGLAYVDELSPDEIREYRGTLKEPGKNSPYRERLIEDNLALFEKMRAGGFEEGKACLRAKIDMASPFMVMRDPVLYRIKFAEHHQSGNKWCIYPMYDFTHCISDALEGITHSLCTLEFQDNRRLYDWVLDNITIDCHPRQYEFSRLNLEYTVMSKRKLNQLVTEKHVNGWDDPRMLTISGLRRRGYTAASIREFCQRIGVTKQDNNVEMASLESCIRDDLNESAPRAMAVIDPVRVVIENMPAGEEILTAPNHPNKPEMGTRQVPFSNEIYIDRADFREEANRQYKRLVLGKEVRLRNAYIIKAERVEKDADGNITTIYCTYDAGTLNKDPADGRKVKGVIHWVSVAHALPAEIRLYDRLFTVPNPGAEDDFLSVINPESLIIRHGFVEPSLKNAEAEKAYQFEREGYFCADNKLSSADHLVFNRTVGLRDTWAKIENS; this is encoded by the coding sequence ATGAATGAGGCAGATGCTCGCCCAACAAATTTTATCCGTCAGATCATAGATGAAGATCTGGCGACTGGAAAACACACGTCAGTGCATACGCGTTTTCCACCTGAACCGAATGGCTATTTACATATTGGTCATGCGAAATCAATCTGCTTGAATTTTGGCATTGCCAAGGATTATCAGGGCCAATGTAACTTACGTTTTGATGATACAAATCCTGTAAAAGAAGATGTCGAATACGTTAACTCTATTCAAGAAGACGTTAAATGGCTTGGTTTTGAGTGGAGCGGCGATGTTCGTTATTCCTCTGACTACTTTGATACTTTGTATCAATACGCGATCGAGTTGATCAAAAAAGGCTTAGCTTACGTTGATGAGCTCAGCCCAGACGAAATTCGCGAATATCGTGGGACACTCAAAGAGCCTGGTAAAAATAGCCCATACCGTGAGCGCCTAATTGAAGACAACTTAGCACTATTCGAAAAAATGCGTGCGGGCGGCTTCGAAGAAGGAAAAGCGTGTTTACGCGCGAAAATCGATATGGCTTCGCCATTTATGGTGATGCGCGACCCAGTTTTATATCGTATTAAATTTGCGGAACATCACCAATCTGGCAATAAATGGTGTATTTATCCAATGTATGACTTCACGCATTGTATTTCTGATGCATTAGAAGGCATTACTCACTCTTTATGTACCTTAGAATTCCAAGACAATCGCCGTTTATATGATTGGGTTTTAGATAATATCACGATTGACTGTCACCCTCGTCAGTATGAGTTTTCTCGTCTGAATCTGGAATATACGGTGATGTCTAAGCGTAAACTGAACCAATTAGTGACCGAAAAACACGTAAATGGTTGGGATGACCCACGGATGTTAACCATTTCAGGTTTGCGTCGTCGTGGTTATACCGCAGCATCTATTCGTGAATTTTGCCAACGTATTGGTGTGACGAAGCAAGATAACAACGTCGAAATGGCCTCTTTAGAGTCCTGTATTCGTGATGATCTAAATGAGTCAGCACCACGTGCTATGGCGGTTATCGACCCAGTTCGTGTTGTCATTGAAAACATGCCTGCTGGTGAAGAGATTTTAACAGCGCCAAACCATCCAAATAAACCGGAGATGGGAACGCGCCAAGTGCCATTTAGTAACGAAATTTATATTGACCGTGCGGACTTCCGTGAAGAAGCAAATCGCCAATATAAGCGTTTAGTATTAGGCAAAGAAGTTCGTTTGCGTAATGCATATATCATTAAAGCAGAGCGTGTTGAAAAAGATGCGGATGGTAATATTACAACCATTTACTGTACTTATGATGCAGGCACATTAAATAAAGATCCAGCAGATGGCCGTAAAGTGAAAGGCGTTATTCATTGGGTTAGCGTAGCGCATGCATTACCTGCAGAAATTCGTCTGTATGACCGTTTATTCACTGTGCCAAACCCAGGTGCAGAAGACGATTTCTTATCCGTTATCAATCCTGAATCGTTAATTATTCGTCATGGTTTTGTTGAGCCAAGCCTGAAAAATGCAGAGGCAGAAAAAGCGTATCAGTTTGAGCGTGAAGGGTATTTCTGCGCGGATAATAAGCTAAGTAGTGCAGATCATTTAGTCTTTAATCGGACGGTGGGGTTGCGTGATACTTGGGCTAAGATTGAGAACTCTTAA
- a CDS encoding sulfite exporter TauE/SafE family protein, whose translation MELLLCLFGFISGITTALFGFGGGFITVPLLYALITLVWGPQSDAGSVAMQIAVATSTCVMIFSSTLSSRAHYLKGNLSWPIIRPFIIPISIGGILGAIVALSVDSALIRWIFIGYLIITILDCFIRPGFMKTESIGIQASRGGIFADTPIGVVIGAVAAFLGVGGSVMTVPLMRRRGASMIQAAAFANPLTLPMAITGTLTYFYFAIDKHIDLGAGFLGMIYIKGALILIVTSWLGIRFASLLMPYLSDKRHAQSYPLLLLVVLAVMILA comes from the coding sequence GTGGAACTGCTTCTGTGTTTATTTGGCTTTATTTCGGGGATCACCACCGCACTATTCGGCTTCGGTGGCGGTTTTATTACGGTTCCACTGTTATATGCCTTGATTACCTTAGTGTGGGGGCCGCAAAGCGATGCAGGCAGTGTGGCAATGCAAATTGCGGTGGCAACATCAACCTGTGTGATGATCTTTTCATCGACGCTTTCGAGTCGTGCTCATTACCTTAAAGGCAACCTGAGTTGGCCAATTATTCGCCCTTTTATTATCCCTATTTCAATTGGCGGAATTCTAGGGGCAATAGTGGCGCTATCCGTAGATAGTGCATTAATTCGTTGGATATTTATTGGTTATTTAATTATCACTATTTTAGATTGCTTTATTCGTCCCGGTTTTATGAAAACAGAATCTATAGGTATACAAGCCTCCCGTGGCGGTATTTTTGCCGATACCCCGATTGGCGTGGTGATTGGTGCGGTGGCGGCATTTTTAGGTGTTGGCGGCAGTGTGATGACTGTTCCACTAATGCGGCGCCGTGGTGCCAGTATGATCCAAGCAGCCGCATTTGCGAACCCATTGACATTACCAATGGCAATCACGGGCACATTAACCTATTTTTATTTCGCTATTGATAAGCACATTGATCTCGGAGCAGGGTTTCTGGGGATGATCTATATCAAAGGGGCATTAATTTTAATTGTGACATCGTGGTTAGGGATCCGTTTTGCTTCTTTATTAATGCCTTACCTGAGCGATAAACGTCATGCCCAAAGCTATCCGTTACTGTTACTCGTCGTTTTAGCCGTCATGATACTGGCTTAG
- the nagC gene encoding DNA-binding transcriptional regulator NagC produces MNQSHSLKQIGNIDLVKQLNSAVVYSLIDQHGPISRIQIAEQSQLAPASVTKITRQLLERGLIKEVDQQASTGGRRAISIVSEHKNFHTIGVRLGRYDATIALYDLGGKMIVDAHYPITEPSQQAVEQKLIAALEDFIEHNQKRLKELIAISIILPGLVNPNSGIVYYMPHIKVDNWHLIDNLQAHFKITCYAGHDIRSLALAESYFGATRDCEDSLLVRIHRGAGAGLVINKEILLNHRGNLGEIGHIQVDPLGELCHCGNFGCLETIASNQAIEARVKQRLEQGYSSSLTLEICTISHICQAANKGDPLATEVIQHVGRQIGKAIAISINLFNPEKVVIAGDITEAEQILIPAIQSCIDTQALKGFRDNLPIVTSQLVHNSAIGAFALTKRAMLNGELLQKLFES; encoded by the coding sequence ATGAATCAAAGCCACTCGCTGAAGCAAATTGGTAATATTGATCTCGTCAAACAACTAAATAGCGCTGTCGTCTATAGTTTAATTGACCAACATGGCCCGATATCAAGAATTCAAATCGCGGAGCAAAGCCAACTTGCCCCAGCCAGTGTGACTAAAATCACTCGCCAGTTACTCGAACGTGGTTTAATTAAAGAAGTTGACCAACAGGCCTCCACTGGGGGCCGTCGTGCTATATCTATTGTTTCTGAGCACAAAAATTTTCATACGATTGGCGTCCGCTTAGGCCGCTATGATGCCACCATCGCCTTATACGACTTAGGTGGCAAAATGATCGTCGATGCTCATTACCCTATCACAGAGCCTTCTCAGCAAGCCGTAGAACAAAAACTGATTGCTGCCCTTGAAGACTTTATCGAACACAATCAGAAACGCTTAAAAGAGTTGATCGCGATTTCTATTATTCTCCCTGGGTTAGTTAACCCAAACAGTGGTATTGTTTACTACATGCCGCATATCAAGGTCGATAATTGGCATCTCATCGACAACTTGCAAGCACACTTTAAAATTACCTGTTACGCAGGGCACGATATTCGCAGCCTAGCCCTCGCTGAGAGCTATTTTGGTGCAACTCGTGATTGCGAAGACTCACTGCTCGTTCGTATCCACAGAGGCGCAGGGGCAGGCTTAGTCATCAATAAAGAGATATTGCTCAACCACCGAGGTAACCTCGGAGAAATCGGCCATATCCAAGTTGACCCCCTTGGCGAACTTTGCCACTGTGGTAATTTTGGTTGTTTAGAAACCATTGCCTCAAACCAAGCGATTGAAGCCCGCGTAAAACAGCGTTTAGAACAAGGCTATTCAAGTTCCCTTACATTGGAAATTTGTACGATTTCCCATATTTGCCAAGCCGCTAATAAGGGAGACCCACTTGCTACGGAAGTTATCCAACACGTTGGTCGGCAAATCGGTAAAGCGATTGCAATCTCTATAAACTTATTTAACCCTGAAAAAGTCGTTATTGCAGGGGATATCACGGAAGCAGAACAAATTCTGATACCCGCGATTCAAAGCTGTATTGACACACAAGCCTTAAAAGGATTTAGGGACAATCTCCCCATTGTTACATCGCAGTTGGTTCATAATTCGGCAATAGGCGCTTTCGCACTCACTAAACGTGCGATGCTTAATGGTGAATTATTACAAAAATTGTTTGAAAGCTAA
- a CDS encoding colicin E3-like toxin immunity protein: MGLKIHLVWFDKQTEEYVGEEYSLDLGDNDSIIEETINPEENIINNGCFDMVSDWVSNLQNHIKHNIEFSKYDYQVSFDYRDEW, encoded by the coding sequence ATGGGATTAAAAATTCATTTGGTTTGGTTTGATAAACAAACAGAGGAATATGTTGGTGAAGAGTATTCTCTAGATCTAGGCGATAATGATAGCATTATAGAGGAAACCATTAATCCTGAGGAAAATATTATTAATAATGGTTGTTTTGATATGGTTTCTGACTGGGTTTCTAATCTTCAAAATCATATAAAACATAACATTGAATTTAGTAAATATGATTATCAAGTTTCATTCGATTATCGAGATGAATGGTAA
- the tnpA gene encoding IS200/IS605 family transposase — MQESNKKSKGGPNGDEKSLAHTRWNCKYHIVFAPKYRRQVFYGEKRRAIGSILRKLCEWKNVRIVEAECCVDHIHMLLEIPPKMSVSSFMGYLKGKSSLMLYEQFGDLKFKYRNREFWCRGYYVDTVGKNTKRIQEYIKHQLEQDKLGEQLSIPYPGSPFTGRK; from the coding sequence CTGCAAGAGTCAAACAAAAAATCAAAAGGGGGTCCCAATGGGGACGAAAAGAGCTTAGCGCATACACGATGGAATTGTAAATATCACATTGTTTTTGCCCCAAAGTATAGAAGGCAAGTTTTCTACGGTGAAAAACGTAGGGCGATAGGTAGTATTTTAAGGAAATTGTGTGAGTGGAAAAATGTCAGGATAGTGGAGGCAGAATGTTGTGTTGACCATATACACATGCTTCTAGAAATCCCACCCAAGATGAGTGTTTCGAGCTTTATGGGGTATTTAAAAGGAAAAAGTAGCCTAATGCTTTATGAGCAATTTGGGGATTTAAAGTTTAAATATCGAAATAGAGAGTTTTGGTGCAGAGGGTACTATGTTGATACGGTAGGAAAGAATACGAAACGAATACAAGAATATATAAAACATCAGTTAGAACAGGATAAATTGGGAGAGCAATTGTCGATCCCCTATCCGGGCAGCCCGTTTACGGGCCGTAAGTAA
- the nagA gene encoding N-acetylglucosamine-6-phosphate deacetylase, producing the protein MYALTNCIIYTGHERLDNHAVVIDGEIIKDVCPVSELPSHIPQHDLQGAILSAGFIDLQVNGCGGVQFNDNKENVTLKNLDIMQKANERTGCTSYLPTLITCSDELMKHGIEVMTEYLKDHKNQALGLHLEGPYINVIKKGTHNPEFIRQPSAQMIDYLAAHADAITKITLAPEMVELDYIHQLKDSGIVISAGHSNATYEEAKLGFKAGIRFSTHLFNAMPYISGRGPGLVGAIYDTPEVYAGIIADGLHVQWANIRNSKHLKGDKLILVTDATAPAGIDPQTGEMDHFIFAGKTIYYRDGLCVDENGTLSGSSLTMIEAVRNSVEYVGIPLDETLRMATLYPARAIGVDETLGSIAPGKIANLTAFNHDFDVLATYVNGAEVYKK; encoded by the coding sequence ATGTATGCATTAACAAATTGCATTATTTATACAGGTCATGAAAGACTGGATAACCATGCGGTCGTCATTGATGGTGAAATCATCAAAGATGTTTGTCCTGTCTCTGAATTACCTTCCCATATTCCACAGCATGACCTACAAGGTGCAATCTTATCCGCTGGGTTTATTGACCTGCAAGTCAACGGCTGTGGTGGTGTCCAATTCAATGATAATAAAGAAAATGTCACATTGAAGAATTTGGATATCATGCAAAAAGCCAATGAGCGTACAGGGTGTACCAGTTACCTGCCAACGCTGATTACTTGCTCTGACGAATTAATGAAGCATGGTATTGAGGTCATGACAGAGTACTTAAAAGACCACAAGAACCAAGCTCTAGGACTTCATTTAGAAGGCCCATATATTAATGTTATCAAAAAAGGTACGCATAACCCTGAATTTATCCGCCAACCATCCGCTCAGATGATTGATTATTTAGCCGCTCATGCAGACGCTATCACTAAAATTACTTTAGCGCCTGAAATGGTAGAACTTGATTACATTCACCAATTGAAAGATTCCGGCATTGTTATTTCTGCTGGACATTCAAATGCGACGTATGAAGAAGCCAAACTGGGTTTTAAAGCCGGAATTCGCTTTTCAACGCACCTTTTTAACGCCATGCCATATATTTCAGGCCGTGGCCCAGGTTTAGTTGGCGCTATTTATGACACTCCTGAAGTATATGCGGGAATTATCGCTGATGGCTTGCATGTCCAGTGGGCAAACATTCGTAATAGCAAACACTTAAAAGGTGATAAATTAATTTTAGTGACTGATGCCACAGCGCCCGCAGGAATAGATCCTCAAACTGGTGAAATGGATCATTTTATCTTCGCAGGTAAAACCATATACTACCGCGATGGATTATGTGTAGATGAAAATGGCACACTCAGCGGCTCATCACTCACAATGATAGAAGCAGTGAGAAACAGTGTAGAGTACGTGGGTATCCCATTAGATGAAACACTGAGAATGGCAACGCTCTACCCCGCAAGAGCCATCGGAGTTGATGAGACCTTAGGGTCTATTGCTCCGGGTAAAATTGCGAATTTAACCGCGTTTAACCACGACTTCGACGTCCTTGCAACCTATGTTAACGGAGCCGAAGTCTACAAAAAATGA
- the nagE gene encoding N-acetylglucosamine-specific PTS transporter subunit IIBC, which translates to MNILSYLQRIGRALMVPVAVLPAAAILMGIGYWIDPDGWGANSAIAALLIKSGAAIIDNMSVLFAIGVAYGMSKDKDGAAALTGFVGFLVVTTLCSPASYSMIMNVPLESVPAAFGKINNQFVGILVGVLSAELYNRYSGVELPKALSFFSGRRLVPILTSFLMIILAFILMYVWPVVYNGLVSFGESIKDLGSVGAGIYAFFNRLLIPVGLHHALNSVFWFDVAGINDIPNFLGGAKSIDAGLATVGITGRYQAGFFPIMMFGLPGAALAIYHCARPENKAKVAGIMIAGAFAAFFTGITEPLEFSFMFVAPILYVIHALLTGISVYIAATMEWISGFGFSAGLVDMLLQSRNPLAVQWYMLIVQGLVFFCIYYVIFRFMIRKFNLLTPGREESAGDETIDGYDESISPADNSDSDIQKEARQYVAAVGGSDNIVSIDACITRLRLGVKDSAIVNDAMTKRLGASGVIRLSKQNVQVIVGTRAELVAKAMTEVIAKGPIAGAAPVAAPEEKKAAEPAKTKGNVILSLVAPVSGQVFSLDDVPDEAFSSRIVGDGIAIKPTSSEVLAPASGTVVKIFETNHAFCLETENGVELIVHMGIDTVALKGEGCARLVEEGAEVTAGTPILNLDLAFLEANAKSMISPVIISNIDDFAGVEILVDGEVKAGETVIYNVLK; encoded by the coding sequence GTGAATATTCTTAGCTACTTACAGCGGATTGGTAGGGCACTTATGGTGCCAGTTGCTGTACTACCAGCCGCAGCAATCCTGATGGGGATTGGCTATTGGATTGACCCAGATGGTTGGGGAGCCAATAGTGCAATCGCGGCGTTACTGATTAAATCGGGTGCGGCTATTATCGATAATATGTCCGTGCTATTTGCTATTGGTGTTGCTTATGGGATGTCAAAAGATAAGGACGGTGCGGCTGCACTGACCGGTTTTGTCGGCTTTTTAGTGGTGACAACACTGTGTTCGCCTGCATCTTATTCCATGATCATGAATGTTCCGCTGGAAAGCGTTCCTGCGGCATTCGGTAAAATTAATAACCAGTTCGTGGGTATCTTAGTTGGGGTTCTATCAGCTGAATTGTACAACCGTTATAGTGGCGTAGAGCTACCCAAAGCGTTGTCTTTCTTTAGCGGCCGTCGTCTCGTACCGATTTTGACCTCGTTCTTAATGATCATCTTAGCCTTCATACTGATGTATGTCTGGCCGGTGGTTTACAACGGTTTAGTCTCTTTCGGTGAAAGCATTAAAGACTTAGGTTCTGTGGGTGCGGGTATTTACGCCTTCTTCAACCGTTTATTAATTCCTGTCGGTCTGCATCACGCACTCAATTCGGTGTTCTGGTTTGACGTTGCAGGAATCAATGATATTCCAAACTTCTTAGGCGGCGCTAAGTCAATTGATGCAGGTCTGGCAACGGTAGGTATTACAGGTCGCTACCAAGCTGGTTTCTTCCCAATTATGATGTTTGGTCTGCCGGGCGCGGCATTAGCGATTTACCACTGCGCACGTCCAGAAAATAAAGCGAAAGTTGCTGGTATTATGATTGCCGGTGCGTTTGCGGCATTCTTTACAGGTATCACTGAACCACTCGAATTCTCTTTCATGTTCGTGGCACCAATTCTGTACGTAATCCACGCATTATTAACGGGTATCTCTGTTTATATTGCAGCGACGATGGAGTGGATCTCCGGATTCGGCTTCAGCGCAGGTTTAGTCGATATGCTATTGCAGTCACGTAACCCATTAGCCGTTCAGTGGTATATGTTGATTGTCCAAGGTTTAGTCTTCTTCTGCATTTATTATGTCATTTTCCGTTTCATGATCCGTAAATTCAACCTGTTAACACCAGGCCGTGAAGAGAGCGCAGGTGATGAAACGATTGATGGTTATGACGAAAGCATTAGTCCTGCCGATAACAGTGACAGCGATATTCAAAAAGAAGCTCGCCAATATGTTGCAGCGGTTGGTGGTAGTGACAACATCGTCAGTATTGATGCCTGTATTACACGTTTACGTTTAGGCGTTAAAGATTCAGCGATTGTTAATGACGCCATGACAAAACGTTTAGGCGCTTCAGGTGTTATCCGCTTAAGCAAACAAAATGTGCAAGTGATTGTCGGTACACGTGCTGAATTGGTGGCAAAAGCGATGACTGAAGTGATTGCAAAAGGCCCTATCGCAGGAGCTGCTCCGGTAGCTGCACCAGAAGAGAAAAAAGCCGCAGAGCCTGCGAAAACAAAAGGTAATGTGATTTTATCTCTGGTTGCGCCAGTCAGTGGTCAAGTGTTCTCCCTTGACGATGTGCCAGATGAAGCGTTTTCTAGCCGCATTGTGGGCGATGGTATTGCCATCAAACCAACAAGCAGCGAAGTGCTAGCGCCGGCATCAGGTACGGTGGTGAAAATTTTCGAAACTAACCACGCATTCTGCCTTGAAACAGAAAACGGTGTTGAGCTCATAGTTCATATGGGTATTGATACTGTTGCACTGAAAGGTGAAGGTTGTGCACGTTTAGTGGAAGAAGGTGCGGAAGTGACTGCTGGAACACCAATTCTGAACCTCGACCTCGCGTTCCTTGAAGCTAATGCCAAATCAATGATTAGCCCTGTCATCATTAGTAATATCGATGATTTTGCTGGCGTCGAGATTTTAGTTGACGGTGAAGTAAAAGCAGGCGAAACGGTTATTTATAATGTTCTGAAATAG
- the nagB gene encoding glucosamine-6-phosphate deaminase: protein MRLIPLNNAHDVGIWSAQYIADKINAFNPTADRPFVLGLPTGGTPLATYKALIALYNAGKVSFKHVVTFNMDEYIGIPANHPQSYHTFMHDNFFNHIDIQAQNINLLNGNAPDVDAECQRYEDKIKSYGKINLFMGGVGNDGHIAFNEPGSSLNSRTRIKTLTPETRQANSRFFDNDINQVPKFALTVGVATLMDAEELMVLATGANKANAVHAAVEGSINHMWTVSCVQMHPKALVVCDEPATLELKVKTLKYFKQLESEIIEKFN from the coding sequence ATGAGGCTAATTCCACTTAACAATGCGCATGATGTCGGCATTTGGTCCGCACAGTATATTGCTGACAAAATTAACGCATTCAACCCAACTGCTGATCGCCCTTTCGTTCTTGGGTTACCAACAGGCGGCACTCCTCTTGCCACTTATAAGGCATTGATTGCTTTATATAACGCAGGAAAAGTCAGTTTTAAGCATGTGGTAACATTTAATATGGATGAGTATATTGGTATTCCCGCTAATCATCCTCAAAGCTATCACACATTTATGCATGATAATTTCTTTAACCACATCGACATTCAAGCGCAAAATATCAATTTACTGAATGGTAATGCCCCTGATGTTGATGCGGAATGCCAACGTTATGAAGATAAAATTAAATCTTACGGCAAAATTAATTTATTTATGGGCGGCGTAGGTAACGACGGTCACATTGCTTTTAATGAACCCGGTTCTTCATTGAACTCTCGTACCCGCATTAAGACATTAACACCAGAAACGCGCCAAGCTAACTCACGTTTCTTTGATAATGATATCAATCAAGTACCAAAATTCGCTTTAACTGTGGGTGTAGCCACATTAATGGATGCTGAAGAGTTAATGGTACTCGCTACGGGTGCGAATAAAGCGAACGCAGTTCATGCAGCAGTTGAAGGTTCAATTAACCATATGTGGACAGTGAGCTGCGTGCAAATGCACCCAAAAGCACTGGTCGTTTGTGATGAACCAGCAACACTCGAATTAAAAGTTAAAACGCTTAAATATTTCAAACAGCTAGAATCTGAAATTATTGAAAAGTTTAACTAA
- a CDS encoding DUF5329 family protein has protein sequence MQSLTAQLSNRFSSALVLFLSVFVTTQALALSPEEKVRTESLLAELGKQQNLTFTRNGTEHSAADAESHLRLKLRKTEKRLKTTEQFIDNVASKSSITGEEYQVKDAQGNVIPANKYLHGLLKDKVDNKSE, from the coding sequence GTGCAGTCACTCACAGCCCAACTATCAAACCGTTTTTCATCTGCTTTAGTACTTTTTTTAAGCGTTTTTGTTACCACCCAAGCACTTGCGCTAAGCCCTGAAGAAAAAGTTCGTACTGAATCATTACTAGCAGAGCTTGGTAAGCAACAGAACCTTACTTTTACTCGTAACGGAACTGAACATTCTGCTGCCGACGCAGAATCTCACTTACGTTTAAAACTACGTAAAACAGAAAAACGTCTCAAAACTACAGAACAATTTATTGATAATGTTGCCTCAAAATCGTCCATTACTGGCGAAGAGTACCAAGTCAAAGATGCACAAGGTAATGTGATCCCAGCCAATAAATATTTGCATGGTTTACTGAAAGACAAAGTGGATAACAAATCTGAGTAA